A genomic stretch from Fusarium musae strain F31 chromosome 9, whole genome shotgun sequence includes:
- a CDS encoding hypothetical protein (EggNog:ENOG41): MKSTSLFTSILLGATIASSSIIPRDSAPSPSPKEPEDPIILLSKDESFHFELLFTLGNTVFGAGDVNDVLAAAKHIKPGNFTSWLETFHALAEYTKIQAEDPDNAYDPLNVREAWFAASSYYRQADFYNHANWTDPRINSFWFEQRSAFDKALAALPVPGERIQIPTDNYTIEAIWYTTPATDAVKRPTLVIGNGYDASQEDSYHSFVVPALARGWNVITYEGPGQPTVRRNDDIGFIPDWEKVLTPVIDELMSHKGCFIDEDRLVLVGISMGGYLAARAAAFEPRIKALILNGGVWDVYEGFSSQLSPDMREVPTTVRWGLEHGLWCFKQHSPYLWLQSLKQYTLKDVVDKINVPVLVIDSEFEGFFAGQPEVVRNALGDRATYKFFNGTAGYHVQVGAGQEWNRYQFAWLNKILG, from the exons ATGAAGTCAACTTCCCTCTTCACTTCTATTCTCCTAGGGGCAACCATAGCCTCAAGCTCCATTATTCCCCGCGACTCTGCGCCATCGCCCTCTCCAAAAGAGCCAGAAGATCCTATCATCCTCCTGAGCAAAGATGAAAGCTTCCATTTCGAGCTGCTCTTCACCCTCGGAAACACCGTATTCGGGGCTGGCGACGTCAACGACGTCTTGGCCGCAGCCAAACACATCAAGCCCGGCAACTTCACCAGCTGGCTCGAGACCTTCCACGCGTTAGCCGAATACACCAAGATCCAAGCTGAGGATCCGGACAATGCGTACGATCCATTGAACGTCCGGGAAGCCTGGTTCGCTGCATCAAGCTACTACCGTCAAGCCGACTTCTACAACCACGCGAACTGGACGGACCCACGAATCAATAGCTTCTGGTTCGAACAGCGCTCTGCGTTCGACAAGGCGCTTGCTGCACTACCCGTTCCTGGCGAGCGTATCCAGATCCCGACCGACAACTACACTATCGAAGCAATCTGGTACACAACCCCTGCAACCGATGCGGTCAAACGACCGACCTTGGTTATCGGTAACGGTTATGATGCAAGCCAGGAAGATTCCTACCATTCGTTCGTTGTACCAGCCTTGGCGCGTGGCTGGAATGTCATCACCTACGAAGGACCAGGGCAGCCCACTGTTCGCCGCAATGATGACATTGGTTTCATCCCTGATTGGGAGAAGGTTCTCACGCCGGTGATAGACGAGTTAATGAGTCACAAAGGCTGCTTCATCGATGAAGACAGACTTGTCCTTGTTGGAATTTCAATGGGTGGGTATTTAGCTGCGCGTGCCGCTGCCTTTGAGCCTCGAATCAAAGCTCTTATTCTCAACGGCGGCGTGTGGGATGTCTACGAGGGTTTCTCCAGTCAGCTGAGCCCTGATATGAGGGAG GTACCTACAACGGTGCGCTGGGGTCTAGAACACGGATTGTGGTGCTTCAAACAGCATTCCCCGTATCTGTGGCTCCAGTCGCTTAAGCAGTACACTCTCAAGGACGtggttgacaagatcaacgtACCCGTCCTTGTCATCGATTCTGAGTTTGAGGGGTTCTTTGCTGGCCAGCCGGAGGTTGTTAGGAACGCACTTGGCGATAGGGCAACTTACAAGTTTTTTAATGGAACAGCTGGATATCACGTCCAAGTTGGAGCTGGGCAAGAGTGGAACAGGTACCAGTTTGCCTGGCTAAATAAGATATTGGGATAA
- a CDS encoding hypothetical protein (EggNog:ENOG41), translated as MKKPMAKYYSSSNVLTLESKMNQVIEELCKQIDDRFLKDTKSFDLAEWFSLYTWDIIGFLTFSQSFGYMIKGHDFDGTIMASALSVEYFAQIGQVPFMDRLLNKNPIVRIGPPDMSHVTHFAITQLQCRLKQRDQDKHLGEPDFLDHFIDGMKSNPDSVDAKLVLNFLLGNILAGADTTSIALRAIFDFLLQNPHAMAKLKAEILAEGFDDDAVVPYSTARSLPYLDAVVRESLRMHPSVAMPLERYVPDTGLTLPDGSFVPPGVSVGLSPYIIGRNERVWGEDANEFRPERWLKTEDENDEDYQRRLRKMNSADLTFGGGSRICIGRHIALIQIYKVVATLVSRYEIQLADPNVRMKIISGWFPRQTGLFVKMHKR; from the exons atgaagaagccgatGGCTAAGTATTATTCTTCGAGCAATGTTCTGACCTTGGAGTCCAAGATGAACCAGGTAATCGAGGAGCTCTGCAAACAAATCGACGACCGATTCCTAAAGGACACTAAGAGCTTCGATCTGGCCGAGTGGTTCAGCTTAT ATACCTGGGATATAATCGGCTTCTTGACTTTCAGCCAGTCCTTCGGATATATGATCAAGGGCCACGACTTTGATGGGACCATCATGGCATCTGCATTATCAGTGGAATACTTCGCCCAGATCGGCCAAGTTCCCTTCATGGACaggcttctcaacaagaatCCCATCGTGCGTATTGGACCGCCGGATATGAGTCATGTCACTCATTTCGCAATCACGCAACTTCAGTGCCGGCTCAAGCAGCGGGATCAAGACAAACATTTAGGAGAGCCTGACTTCTTGGACCACTTCATCGATGGCATGAAGAGCAACCCAGATTCGGTTGATGCAAAGCTCGTGCTGAATTTCCTGCTAGGCAACATCTTGGCTGGAGCTGACACGACTTCTATTGCACTACGTGCtatctttgacttcttgtTGCAAAACCCACATGCCATGGCCAAGCTGAAAGCCGAAATTCTGGCAGAgggctttgatgatgatgcggtTGTGCCATACAGTACAGCTCGATCCCTGCCTTACCTTGACGCGGTCGTCCGAGAGTCGTTGAGGATGCATCCCTCTGTTGCCATGCCCCTCGAGCGCTACGTCCCAGATACAGGGTTGACTCTTCCTGATGGTAGTTTTGTGCCTCCAGGGGTTTCTGTGGGTTTGAGCCCATATATCATTGGCCGCAACGAAAGAGTCTGGGGTGAAGACGCGAATGAATTCCGTCCTGAGCGATGGCTTAAGACAGAAGACGAAAATGATGAGGACTACCAACGACGTTTACGAAAGATGAATTCAGCTGATCTGACTTTTGGTGGGGGATCTCGGATTTGTATTGGGAGACACATCGCGCTCATTCAGATCTACAAAGTTGTAGCAACATTGGTGTCACGGTATGAGATCCAACTCGCGGACCCAAACGTCAGAATGAAGATCATCTCAGGCTGGTTTCCGCGTCAAACAGGATTATTTGTCAAAATGCACAAACGATAG
- a CDS encoding hypothetical protein (EggNog:ENOG41), which yields MAERRDSFGAKPDVDAVEDIVKTPHHEAHDASGTVNLYQDGTVVLVPTPSPDPKDPLNLPVWRKYMIILLVGFYSGISVLGTSGLGSVAPELYALYHNDNAKRVSDLLTYPTLFMGIGNLLSMPLANAIGRRPVFLFSLLLLTVSGIWCACSKSLTSHIAGRNIFSLAAGQSEALAPLIVQEIHFLHQHGVKLSYFVGVQNTLTAALFTATTYIVPSLGLPWWYGIMTIINGFTMIMSILFLAETRYDRPEDATEGAVHLKLDKNGNVAREGTNEVLYQVTTRNGVVLQPEKFGERTWRDDIKLFHGKADWKSLVSFYKDVGLSLILPPIFWIFILNGAFLGLYIYQASTFAQILVQPPYNFNGKLLGYVQLVQIIDCLLAVPLLGFGSDIICKFMSRRNKGVFEPEYRLIVLIVPAACAIISAIVYGHAAASPNDYHWIAIVAPYHLGFFSFLGANLVGITFVMDSYPNKSGPLLLVVCAGRGFVSFGLSYATVPSIESLGYDGAMNILAIICGVLSAMGVVMYFIGKRVREWARRRIWPKHHEE from the exons ATGGCTGAGCGACGCGATTCTTTCGGTGCGAAACCTGACgtcgatgctgttgaggatATCGTCAAGACACCTCATCATGAAGCGCACGATGCGTCTGGTACGGTTAATCTGTATCAAGATGGAACTGTCGTTCTCGTGCCGACACCTAGCCCTGATCCCAAAG ATCCTCTTAATTTGCCGGTCTGGCGCAAGTACAtgatcatcctcctcgtcggctTCTACTCTGGTATCTCAGTCCTAGGAACTTCCGGTCTCGGCTCCGTAGCCCCGGAGCTCTACGCGCTCTATCACAACGACAATGCCAAGCGTGTCAGCGACTTACTTACGTATCCCACTCTCTTCATGGGAATTGGCAATCTGCTTTCTATGCCTCTCGCCAACGCCATCGGCCGACGACCtgtctttctcttctccttgctTCTTCTGACGGTTTCTGGGATCTGGTGTGCTTGCTCAAAGTCGCTTACGAGTCATATTGCCGGGCGGAATATCTTCAGTCTGGCTGCTGGACAGAGTGAGGCTCTTGCGCCGTTGATTGTGCAGGAGATCCACTTTCTACATCAACATGGCGTGAAACTGTCTTACTTTGTTGGTGTTCAAAATACGCTTACTGCGGCGCTCTTCACCGCGACTACGTATATCGTTCCGTCGCTTGGATTACCTTGGTGGTATGGTATCATGACCATCATCAACGGCTTCACGATGATCATGTCTATCTTGTTCCTCGCTGAGACTCGCTACGATCGACCCGAAGACGCGACTG AGGGTGCAGTTCATCTAAAGCTCGACAAGAACGGCAACGTAGCCCGCGAAGGTACAAACGAGGTCCTATACCAAGTCACAACCCGCAACGGCGTTGTTCTCCAACCTGAGAAGTTCGGTGAGAGAACATGGCGTGATGACATAAAGTTATTCCACGGCAAGGCTGACTGGAAGAGTCTCGTCTCCTTCTACAAGGACGTTGGACTCTCTCTCATCCTACCGCCTATCTTCTGGATCTTCATTCTCAATGGTGCTTTCCTCGGTCTTTACATCTACCAAGCCTCAACCTTTGCTCAAATCTTGGTGCAGCCgccttataactttaacggCAAGCTTCTTGGTTATGTGCAGCTGGTTCAGATCATTGATTGTCTGCTTGCTGTCCCGCTGCTTGGATTCGGCTCGGATATCATTTGCAAATTCATGAGTCGACGCAACAAGGGAGTCTTCGAG CCTGAATATCGTCTTATTGTTCTGATCGTCCCAGCGGCTTGTGCCATCATCTCAGCGATTGTGTACGGCCACGCAGCCGCCTCGCCCAACGATTATCACTGGATCGCCATCGTCGCTCCATACCAtctcggcttcttctcattccTCGGTGCGAATTTGGTCGGAATCACTTTTGTCATGGACAGTTACCCCAACAAGTCtggacctcttcttctcgtggTTTGCGCTGGTCGGGGTTTTGTGTCATTCGGTTTGAGCTATGCGACCGTGCCTTCGATTGAGTCCCTTGGATATGACGGTGCCATGAACATTCTTGCCATTATTTGCGGTGTTCTGAGTGCCATGGGGGTTGTCATGTACTTCATTGGAAAACGTGTTCGGGAATGGGCGCGTCGACGTATCTGGCCTAAACATCACGAGGAGTAA
- a CDS encoding hypothetical protein (EggNog:ENOG41): MVANTEPAGYQATSALKFTELTSNKPIQAKPSGPNKLFANPGTVFGDWRDDLYRDGFAVIKGAIPLERAEKYGDEMLTYLETFNGGMGFKRDDPSTIKTETLPVITEKGMITGYGVAHESFAWAIRQEPGVIEAFERVYDTQDLIVSFDAVNTSFPNRKDVKVNKPWPHQDQDPENPGFRCLQGLVNIFPNGDKDGGLIVCKGAHLLSEEFHRDFKDEPNKIWAWTHEWYGFTAEGMEWLKNKGCEWEKVNAGPGDLIVWDSRTPHYNVSPEGTQPRFCTYTCYMPAADATQEDLKRKKAAFENLQGTTHWPNAMHVGGIPVLRNGEPCPYNTNKPRKAPELTNRGFLLTGIPYITA, encoded by the exons ATGGTCGCTAACACTGAGCCCGCTGGTTACCAAGCCACCTCCGCTCTGAAGTTTACCGAACTCACTTCCAACAAGCCCATCCAGGCCAAGCCTTCAGGCCCAAACAAACTCTTCGCCAATCCGGGAACTGTCTTTGGCGACTGGCGAGATGATCTCTACCGGGATGGCTTTGCCGTCATCAAGGGAGCTATCCCCCTTGAGAGAGCCGAGAAATACGGTGATGAGATGCTCACATACCTTGAGACTTT CAACGGCGGCATGGGCTTCAAGCGCGATGACCCCAGCACCATCAAAACCGAGACACTCCCCGTTATCACCGAGAAAGGCATGATCACAGGCTACGGCGTCGCCCACGAATCCTTCGCCTGGGCCATCCGCCAAGAACCCGGCGTCATCGAAGCCTTTGAGCGCGTCTACGACACACAAGACCTCATCGTCTCCTTCGACGCTGTCAACACATCCTTCCCCAACCGCAAAGacgtcaaggtcaacaagccCTGGCCCCATCAGGACCAAGACCCCGAGAACCCTGGCTTTCGCTGTCTGCAAGGTCTAGTCAACATCTTCCCTAACGGTGATAAAGACGGTGGTTTGATCGTCTGCAAGGGAGCACATCTCCTCAGTGAAGAGTTTCACAGGGACTTTAAGGATGAGCCGAATAAGATCTGGGCTTGGACTCATGAGTGGTATGGTTTCACAGCGGAGGGTATGGAGTGGTTGAAGAACAAGGGCTGTGAATGGGAAAAGGTCAATGCGGGACCTGGAGATCTTATTGTTTGGGATTCTCGCACTCCTCATTACAATGTTAGTCCTGAGGGTACGCAGCCCAGGTTCTGCACTTATACGTGCTACATGCCTGCTGCGGATGCTACGCAGGAGGatctgaagaggaagaaggctgcGTTTGAGAACCTGCAGGGAACCACGCATTGGCCTAATGCTATGCATGTTGGAGGAATTCCGGTCTTGAGGAATGGAGAGCCTTGTCcttacaacaccaacaagccCAGGAAGGCGCCTGAGTTGACGAATCGCGGATTTCTGTTGACTGGCATTCCGTATATCACTGCATAA
- a CDS encoding hypothetical protein (EggNog:ENOG41) codes for MTETLSLARNALGHLIGNVSYDTIEVLFLFSVCLRLNDEIISAWTTLGICLSIAHSLGLNKPGKNRQKPLDLDAWNPAWWALYSYEKLFSFQLGYVSTISDDAFDTLELDVVKSTTLEPSRIALSMANVFSKMSRRCATARQLEERASRRALEAVVKEKVTSTGEAFLMLTNWANSVPTGISLIMLNRNSLLISKNALHMAVEIIAKDTPWEYQIRNGQSMVANSARKIIHLLADNDDTASHLFAPAYFPLLHAMYVLAVHILKQPHSRVSKIDQSLLVTATDLVRCYCVGLSEEDRLNTILNGLLRVVQEAMKPNPPPTDNDRNTPALNSSTSLSDQNVTPLTDHQTFTETVGQSDPALAPHFSMDESILDPFSGQPFNMPILPDEIGCDWADFENLLQRLESEGSLYPTDEGMIIDI; via the exons ATGACTGAAACGCTATCACTAGCCCGCAACGCACTGGGACATCTCATTGGAAACGTATCATACGACACCATCGAAGTTCTCTTTCTATTCTCAGTATGTCTCCGCCTAAACGACGAAATAATTTCAGCCTGGACAACTCTCGGCATCTGTCTTTCCATCGCCCACTCACTTGGTCTCAACAAACCAGGTAAAAATAGACAGAAACCACTGGATCTAGACGCCTGGAATCCTGCTTGGTGGGCCCTATACAGCTACGAGAAGCTATTCTCATTCCAGCTTGGATATGTATCAACCATCTCGGATGATGCATTCGACACTCTGGAACTAGATGTTGTTAAGTCTACTACTCTTGAACCGTCCCGCATTGCATTATCGATGGCGAATGTGTTCAGTAAGATGAGTCGTCGGTGTGCTACGGCGAGACAACTTGAGGAGAGAGCTAGTAGAAGGGCTCTTGAGGCGGTGGTAAAAGAGAAGGTCACGAGTACTGGAGAGGCATTTCTGATGTTGACGAATTGGGCTAATAGTGTACCAACTGGTATAAG CCTCATCATGCTAAACCGCAACTCCCTTCTGATCAGCAAAAACGCCCTGCACATGGCAGTAgagatcatcgccaaagacaCGCCATGGGAGTACCAGATCCGCAACGGGCAATCGATGGTAGCAAATTCCGCACGAAAGATCATTCATCTTCTCGCTGACAACGATGATACGGCGTCGCATCTTTTCGCACCGGCATATTTTCCGCTGCTCCATGCTATGTATGTCTTGGCTGTTCATATTTTGAAACAGCCGCATTCGCGTGTCTCGAAGATCGACCAAAGT CTTCTTGTAACTGCTACTGACTTGGTTCGCTGCTACTGCGTTGGACTCAGTGAGGAGGACCGCTTGAACACTATTCTAAATGGTCTTCTTCGTGTCGTCCAAGAAGCTATGAAGCCTAACCCACCACCAACCGATAACGACCGCAACACCCCAGCGCTAAACTCATCTACAAGTCTATCCGATCAGAATGTGACACCCTTGACCGATCACCAGACATTCACAGAGACCGTTGGCCAGTCGGATCCTGCGCTCGCACCTCACTTCTCGATGGACGAGAGCATACTCGATCCGTTCTCGGGCCAGCCATTCAATATGCCGATACTACCTGATGAGATTGGCTGCGACTGGGCGGACTTTGAGAACTTGTTGCAGAGACTTGAGAGCGAAGGGTCATTGTATCCTACTGATGAAGGAATGATTATTGATATATAG
- a CDS encoding hypothetical protein (EggNog:ENOG41) encodes MAEYLKVYRDQPLSNDLLGGPLGLLMFAGVGYGWKADLDMPSWGPNFPGEAQSKPSTRGAADAVAFPGNSDIESIFEKEPHERITGPDMEVTLYILDRIKMIGPRVSDYGRIELRHSEGLPITWALDFALRHESYTSGGHPLTALRHLLEPFAVSKSKETDFPIENGLEFLKFLARFNRPFQKGKQCSRAVLARFCYVTDFLAQVPVSVPSLTLCPRLIVKDPDDDEDEDQYMKERRYIELLGAKCKPYNHAIAETKKGYIGRFPPRIEEGDLVCLLNGLNQVAVVREAGWAGSGKV; translated from the exons ATGGCGGAGTATCTCAAAGTCTACCGTGACCAACCATTGTCCAACGATCTCCTGGGAGGGCCTCTAGGCCTTCTCATGTTTGCAGGAGTTGGTTATGGCTGGAAGGCTGACCTTGATATGCCGTCATGGGGTCCAAACTTCCCTGGAGAGGCACAATCAAAACCATCTACTAGAGGTGCTGCAGACGCAGTGGCTTTTCCAGGCAACAGTGATATTGAGAGTATTTTTGAAAAAGAACCTCACGAAAGAATAACCGGTCCCGACATGGAGGTCACATTGTATATTCTGGATCGCATCAAAATGATAGGCCCCAGAGTTTCTGACTACGGAAGAATCGAGCTTCGCCATTCAGAAGGCTTGCCAATAACCTGGGCCTTGGACTTTGCTCTACGTCACGAGAGCTACACATCAGGGGGCCACCCATTGACTGCTTTGCGTCATCTTCTCGAGCCATTTGCGGTTTCCAAGAGCAAAGAGACTGATTTCCCTATTGAAAACGGCCTGGAATTTCTGAAGTTTTTGGCTCGTTTCAATCGTCCATTCCAGAAGGGAAAGCAGTGCTCTAGAGCTGTGTTGGCCCGTTTTTGTTACGTGACAGATTTTCTTGCACAAGTCCCTGTAAGTGTTCCTTCTCTCACTTTGTGCCCTCGCCTAATTGTCAAGGAtcccgacgacgacgaagacgaagaccaaTACATGAAGGAACGTCGCTACATTGAGCTTCTCGGCGCAAAGTGTAAGCCCTATAACCACGCCATAGCTGAGACGAAGAAGGGCTATATTGGGAGGTTTCCCCCGAGGATTGAGGAGGGCGATTTGGTTTGTCTACTCAACGGCCTCAACCAAGTAGCCGTTGTGCGGGAAGCTG GCTGGGCTGGAAGTGGTAAGGTATAG
- a CDS encoding hypothetical protein (EggNog:ENOG41): MVNHGPSKGCLTCRKRRVKCDGNRPSCRECLRLRRVCGGYELTKKTGGIRFKDQGAGAKLLPSTSRFRSPRKSITPEWVMQAVIPAMISPSDESFAVSFFLTSIAGLGRSFNSTQGFLEPLFPAVAKEHPDSVLSTVLAAVATKLWSLWKSPTNTFRTPHPPFTKALSRLQAALDDPLERLKDSTVLSAILMHFYESIAARSTHQHTMRAHQDGARALLDHGTGSVPDSDCRAYLRGYLRHCDVSNYMELQLDDTSSLDVWFDAGWDYSMPASPNAVLDLIGLSIGGLQKRLSTFMCELAKNNLDGLTLATWWQDASSVNAQLLDWIYLVPPSWQPYKIPQEDTLAYFGFCDIYPTVQIATIWNVWRVCQLMVLRMQFYLLTKAPSEALQQTILIATKDSSFPDPNNGRELVDSICRSMPFYLGNRRNHGGLHDLDDPAIRFPNYHDQDLDEAIRTQYLRGDQAMSLFDYKRHILIQGPSHALLHLNSLIKVLSKEGGELICRELHRDKIVWIHEQFLRVCKLTDPVSRFRY, from the coding sequence ATGGTCAACCATGGCCCCTCAAAGGGCTGCTTGACATGCCGCAAACGACGAGTCAAATGCGACGGGAACAGACCAAGCTGTCGTGAATGTCTCCGGCTGCGACGCGTGTGTGGAGGTTACGAATTAACGAAAAAGACAGGCGGGATTCGTTTCAAGGACCAGGGCGCTGGTGCAAAGCTCCTCCCATCGACATCACGGTTCAGAAGCCCTCGCAAGTCGATAACACCTGAATGGGTAATGCAGGCTGTCATACCAGCAATGATTTCCCCCAGCGACGAATCATTTGCtgtctccttcttcctcacCTCAATCGCAGGCTTGGGACGCAGCTTCAACTCGACCCAGGGTTTCCTGGAACCTCTTTTCCCCGCCGTAGCCAAGGAGCATCCCGACTCCGTCCTCTCGACCGTCCTGGCCGCCGTGGCAACGAAGCTCTGGAGCTTATGGAAATCCCCAACAAACACCTTTCGAACGCCTCATCCTCCATTTACCAAAGCGTTGAGCCGCCTGCAAGCAGCTCTCGATGACCCCCTCGAGCGGTTAAAGGACAGTACTGTACTCAGCGCTATCTTGATGCATTTCTACGAGAGCATCGCTGCTCGATCGACGCATCAGCATACCATGCGCGCACACCAGGACGGGGCTCGTGCATTGCTCGATCATGGCACCGGGAGTGTCCCCGACTCGGATTGTCGTGCTTACTTGAGGGGTTACCTGCGGCACTGCGATGTGTCGAACTATATGGAACTGCAACTAGACGATACCTCGAGTCTGGATGTTTGGTTCGATGCAGGGTGGGACTATTCTATGCCAGCGAGCCCGAATGCAGTTTTGGACCTGATCGGGCTCTCGATTGGCGGTTTGCAAAAGAGACTATCTACCTTTATGTGCGAGCTAGCCAAGAACAACCTAGATGGGCTTACCCTCGCGACTTGGTGGCAGGACGCTTCATCCGTTAACGCACAACTCTTGGATTGGATTTACTTAGTGCCGCCCTCGTGGCAGCCTTATAAAATACCCCAAGAAGACACTTTAGCTTACTTCGGGTTCTGCGATATATACCCAACCGTCCAGATCGCCACCATCTGGAATGTATGGCGCGTTTGCCAGCTCATGGTCCTGCGGATGCAGTTCTACCTGCTTACCAAGGCACCCTCCGAGGCGCTGCAGCAAACCATCTTGATTGCTACGAAGGACTCCAGTTTCCCAGATCCTAATAACGGCAGGGAGTTGGTGGACTCAATCTGTCGGTCCATGCCATTTTACCTGGGCAACCGCCGAAATCACGGGGGTTTGCACGACTTGGACGACCCAGCGATTAGATTCCCCAACTACCACGACCAAGACTTGGATGAAGCTATACGTACCCAGTATCTCCGAGGGGACCAGGCAATGAGTCTCTTTGATTACAAGCGACATATACTGATTCAAGGCCCCTCGCACGCACTGCTTCACCTGAATAGCCTGATCAAAGTGCTGTCAAAGGAGGGCGGGGAGCTTATCTGTCGTGAGCTGCACAGGGACAAAATCGTCTGGATACATGAACAGTTCCTCCGGGTCTGTAAACTTACTGATCCAGTCAGTCGGTTTAGATACTAG